One Psilocybe cubensis strain MGC-MH-2018 chromosome 9, whole genome shotgun sequence genomic window, taATATCATTCTTTAGCGTGTAAAACAGATATAATTTTATGAACAGACCTTGAATTTGGCCATCCTCAATACTGTGGAAGGGTAGACCAAGTGTTGGAGGATTTTCTGCATAAAGTGACTCCGATCAATAATTGCATGTGACGACAATCTCTTTCGACAGCCTCGATGCTCTCAGGGACACCGGTGACCTTTCTTTGTCCATTCTCTCTACCGAAAAGATGTATGTTATCGAATCTATCTCTCATAGCATGTCTCAAGACAATGAACCCCGACCCCCAGCTGACCGACGTTTCCTTCTTTACTGCTTTCTCGAAGACACGGGGTTTTCAGCGACCATCCAATCGCGAAGAAAGGGTCCCCAACTTCTCGCAATCTCGTGTATACTCAGATTGTCACGTCTTGATGGAGACCAAACTTATCTGTTTCTCTTGAGCTACTTCGCTGGCATAGATCAATGCATACAAGACTTGAAGCATCCATAATAACCCGTTGGAGGACTTACAAGTCAAGAATTCATGCTTAAATTCAACCCACTATCGCTGTAGCACATCCTCGATTCTCTCAGGCCACCGGTCAGACCTTTCTTTGTCCATTCTCTATACCGAAAAGATGTACGTCATCGATTTTCTCTCTCAATAGCCTATCTCAAGACAATGAACTCCGCCCCCCCAGCTGACCATTAATGTCCGTCATTTCTTATCAAGGGCTGTCTCGAAGACACGGAGTTTTTCAATGACCGCGAGGAATGAGGGCTACAAACTCCTCTCTGTCTCCTGTATATTACTGTCACTTCTTGATGGGGACCAAACTTACCTTGTTCTTTTAATCTAATTTGCTCGCATCGATCGATGGATTCAAGACTTGAAGCCTCGATAATCACCCGCTGGAGGACTCGACTTGTGTCGAAAATTCATCCTTGAATATTCAAACAACCCAATATTGTTGTAGGAGCATCGCTCGTTTTAGCAATCATGGTCAACATGTCAATAGGACACTCAGCTCTGGAGTTTTATGGCACCGAATATCCTATATCTGGAGCCGACTAGAAGATCCCAAACCATTGCCCTCATCAATTCCAAGAACTCTTTCACGGCATTGACATCATTCATTCATCATTGCTCGACATGGATTCGTTGATGTGCTGATATTTTTACTCTCCAAAACAACCCTTTTTGTCAGGTTGATTTATTTTAGACAATACGCAGGGAATAAACGAGGCGGCATGACCCGATGTATTATCTATATAACCTCGATACCAGTTCACAAATTATTCAGTCGTCTCACCACAACGAAATCAAACGCAGCAGGTATTCTTCTCTCCTCACTTATGAGCTTGACTAACGGTTGGTCTCAATAGTCAATGGTACATCAAACAGCACTCAGTCGCTACGGTGGATGGCTTCCAAAAAGCCGCAAAATCCACAAGGCTTTTATTGACGAGCAAGTCAAGCGAGCCAAGCTTAGGCCTGTCAGAAATGTAGAAGAACTCGAGCCATCTGTCGCCGCTTTTAAAAATGCAATAGACTCTGATCCCGTCATGAAGAGTTTAATGACCAAGATATTCGAACAAGTATCACCGGAGAATCTGGTTCGTTTTCTGGGTTTATGACTGATCAGATTTACCGTCTAATTATTTAACTTTGGATATATTCAATTTAGATTCCAGATTTTGACAGCTTGGTAACCATGATGAACAATGTTATTGGCGAAGCTCCCAAATTCCAGATTTTACCAGGACTCGAATCAGAGCCCATCGGTGTTCCAATGTATCTGCTATTTGACTTGCTCAGTAACACTGGTGCTGCATATGATCTCTTCCGCATGCCCGCTTTCAATATCGCCTTGAAAAACGTTCTCGACGCTTGGGGTGAATATCTCACAACAGATGCATCAAACTCGACCCTTACAGATAAGCCTGAGGGTTGGTTCGGGAAGATAGCCCTAAAGTCGCTCGAGGACGGTCGCGGGGACTTCAATTCGACCTATATCACCCCTGATCCCGAGGCTGTCAACCGCGGCTACCAGTCCTGGGACGAGTTCTTCACTCGTAAATTACAGCCAAACGTTCGTCCTATCGACGATCCCCTGAACAACTGTCTCATCCACAGTGCCTGCGAATCTACACCCTATCGCATCCCATCCCCATCGGAAAGTGTCAAAGCACACGACCAATTCTGGCTGAAAGGCCAACCTTACTCGCTCTGGGACATGTTCAACTTCGGACCCGGTCACAATGACGAACGCCAATTCTACGTTGAAAAATTTGTAGGCGGCAAAGTATATCAAGCATTCCTTTCACCTCAGGACTACCACCGCTGGCACAGCCCTGTCAACGGCACGATTGTCAAGACTTTCACTCTTCCCGGCACATACTATGCTGTACTACCAGACAATGGTGCAGAGCCAGACGACCCTTCTCTCGAAGAACGTGATCCCCATGGAGCCTTGATCCGTTCTCAGGCATGGCTCACTATGAATGCTGCACGcgccatcatcttcatcgaaGCCGACAACCCAGATATCGGCCTCTTGTGTTTCATCGGCGTGGGCATGGCAGAGGTGTCTACTTGCGATGTAACTGTCAAGGATCAGCAACAAGTCAAAATCGGCGACGAGCTTGGGATGTTCCATTTCGGTGGCTCATCTCACGCCTTGATCTTTGGTCCCCACGTCAATATTACGTTTTTCGACGACGTAGTTATCGACCAACACCTTTGGGTAAACTCTATCATCGCTGGAGTCGAACCCCGCAAGTAAATTTCTTTAAATGTCCGATACGAACGTGTTGGACAATAAACCTCACAGTCAATGTTTCTCGCTGGTCTAAGTGTTACATAGGCatattcaaaaaaatttgtgCTACGTATTTTCTTCTGCTGTATCAATAAAATTCAATAAAGTTTTTAAAATTACGGTGTTACCTCCGATTATCCAAGTGTTGGAACATTATGCGAGAAGCGATCTCATTCTCAACAGCCAAATCATGGTTATATTTGTTCCTGTGCACAAAAAACAGGTCAGACGCATGCTGGTTCCACCACTATCTCTCCAATCATTCTTTACTCGCAAAAAGGCGCTCGTTGGACATTTCAATTGTCTCAATGAGATCGGTTCTGTCATCCTCGGGCTTGCGGGCGCAGGCTTTTACTCCCTTTCTCTTCTGATATCATTCTTCAGCGACAGAGATAATGTTATGAACGGACCTTGAATTTGCCCATCGTGGACTGAGGGTAGACCAAGTGTTGGGGGAATTTCTGCATACAATGACTCCGATCAATTGCGTGTGACAACAATCTCCGTCGACAACAACCTCAGCCTCGATGCTCTCAGAACACCTTCGTCCATTCTCTatacttgttttagtgggccaccgcggagcgtggcatgacgagtctttacgattcagcgtcacgctttgtaataatataatatatatataatataatataaatatgtccaactttgacgtggatattggtgcaatggacaaagtgatattcagactccaaggcatagttagcgacaagatgctaccaccaatggcaaagcctgctttgtacgtccactccattgaggtgaattaattacaaatgaggactgttacagccgcgacagaacggtcaagcaacaaccatatttacgtaccgccattgctatcacgggactcggagacattgtgttcaataaggtgatggaaaagctagaagaagttttcctccgttttgcaaacaattttcccgcggacagcgtcagcggctatgactcagttcttcacaaaaacacgggtttcaatgttttccatgcgcataggcaatatttcacgaaggtatccgcatatcaagacaaatctgacaacataggttttcatcccctggtcgaccctgataacgtgttggcgtccatggtaggggacagtttcatccacgcaatcgataacaaggtacagtttcttcgtcgggagatacttcctgacggaacagccaggtatgtttagaaaataccaacaacacatcacaaccaaactaatatcatgttgcaacagatattattcttataatcctgcctccatacgaattggagacattgtcaagatcagtgttgcctttgtcgcatttcctgcccaaggaaacaagtacaaatttgttgtcgctcttcgcggaatacttgtcttggaccaggaggcaagagaggtaagcaatgttacattgaacagtctcatagccattcataacttccaacagaaagctgatattcTCAGAATGCGGTCGCGCTATACTCCAGCAAAAAGAcaggttgctgttttgtgtaggacaaagaggcagctgtacaaaggtcagattgacattgaagacacgcAACAGAGGATGGCACATATGCGCTTAAATGAGGACACAgtccacaatagcaatactatgtcccaagattaatacatatgtacatagaaagacaaggatatcataaatgtgctgaacgaacaatcaatccatttgcgtgaacattgtaaataacaaggaataatttgtcaagtcattttcatgacagaaattatctgaaggtgttagttggcaccccatgggagaatcctgcgtacactgtacgcagaatattcccacactcggctgaatatcggcgAGGAAGTCCGTGAGagaattctgcgtacactgtacgcagaatattcccacactcggctgaatattgggagaggttgaccgtgggaatattctgcgtacactgtacgcaggatattcccacgctcatccgcaagtcaaacttacaa contains:
- a CDS encoding L-tryptophan decarboxylase is translated as MVHQTALSRYGGWLPKSRKIHKAFIDEQVKRAKLRPVRNVEELEPSVAAFKNAIDSDPVMKSLMTKIFEQVSPENLIPDFDSLVTMMNNVIGEAPKFQILPGLESEPIGVPMYLLFDLLSNTGAAYDLFRMPAFNIALKNVLDAWGEYLTTDASNSTLTDKPEGWFGKIALKSLEDGRGDFNSTYITPDPEAVNRGYQSWDEFFTRKLQPNVRPIDDPLNNCLIHSACESTPYRIPSPSESVKAHDQFWLKGQPYSLWDMFNFGPGHNDERQFYVEKFVGGKVYQAFLSPQDYHRWHSPVNGTIVKTFTLPGTYYAVLPDNGAEPDDPSLEERDPHGALIRSQAWLTMNAARAIIFIEADNPDIGLLCFIGVGMAEVSTCDVTVKDQQQVKIGDELGMFHFGGSSHALIFGPHVNITFFDDVVIDQHLWVNSIIAGVEPRK